GCGTGGGGCGCGTTCGGTGCTCGAGTGGATCAGTGCCCTGTTTGCATCGGCCTTTGCTCTGCCCTTCCTGGCGGGGGAAGTGGCGGGCTTCTATTTGCTGTTTACCCAGGGCTCTCCCGCGATTCTGGTGATACTGGTGCTCGGCATTGTCATCAATGTGCTGTTCTTCCAACTCCTCAAAGCCCCTACCCGCGCCGGCCGCAAGCTGCTGGACAAGGCCGAAGGCCTGAAACTCTATCTGGAGGTGGCGGAGAAGGATGAGATGAATTTCCGTAATCCGCCGGAGAAGACACCCGAGTTGTTCGAGCGCTTTCTTCCCTATGCACTGGCCCTGGGTGTGGAAAACCAGTGGGCCGAGCGTTTCTCGGGCTTGTTCCAGAAGCTGGGCCGTGAGGGTCACGAGTATCAACCGGGCTGGTATCACGGCAGGCACTGGAACCCCTCCAACATGGGCACTTTCTCAACCGCCATCGGAGGTTCACTGGGCTCTGCACTGTCCAGCTCATCCACCGCGCCCGGTTCTTCTTCCTCGGGGTCGGGCGGCGGGGGCTCGTCGGGTGGCGGTGGCGGTGGTGGTGGCGGTGGTGGCTGGTAGAACCGCATTGCGCCCACCTAAAGATGGGGTTCCACATTTGTTGCGAAATGCCTCCCGAGCAAGGACAATGGACGGCCTGTTCGGCATCGGTGGATGCCAAATCCAGCGGTTGACCCATGCCTACAGATCAGCAAATTGACTACCAGCAGCTCGGTGACTGGATGGCCGAGCACGACCGCGCCGCCCAGGCGCTGGGCATCCGCCTCGAAGCAGTAGGGGCAGGCAGTTGCAGGGCCACACTGACCGTCGGTGAGGAGATGCTCAACGCCGTGGGCCTGACGCACGGTGGGGTCACCTTCACATTGGCTGATTTCGCTTTTGCAGTGGCCAGCAACTCCCACGGACGGACTGCGGTGGCGCTCAATGCCGCTATCACTTTTACTGCCGCAAGCAGGGTGGGTGATGTGCTGACGGCCACCGCCAGCGAGGAGAACTGCGGCGGCCGGACCGCCACTTACCGGGTGGACGTGCGCAATCAGAACGGCGAACTGGTGGGGTTGTTCACCGGAACCGTCTATCGGCGTAACGAATCCATCACCGAGCATATGCCAGACGCCATGGAGCGGCGCTCCGGCAACGACTGATGACCAAGAGGTTGTAGAGATGAATGCGGTAATTCAGGCACCGGCGCAAAGTCGCCATCTGTTGTCCGGTAACGAGGCGGTCGCCCGCGCGGTGTGGGAGTGCGGCGTGCGCGTCGCTGCCGCCTATCCCGGCACGCCCTCCACCGAGATTCTCGAGTACATCGCCCGCTACCCCGATATGTATGCCGAATGGTCGGTCAACGAGAAGGTGGCGTTGGAGGTGGCGATCGGTGCCTCCATGGCCGGGTCACGCGCCTTTTGCGCCATGAAGCATGTGGGCATGAACGTGGCTTCCGACGCCTTGATGACCTTCACCGTGACCGGCGCCGGCGCCGGCCTGGTGATTGCGGTGGCTGACGACGTGGGCATGTCTTCCTCGCAGAACGAGCAGGATTCGCGTTTCTGGGGTCGTTTCGCCCATATTCCGGTGCTGGAACCCGCCGATTCCCAGGAGGCGCACTCGATGATGCGCCAGGCTTTTGAGCTGTCCGAGCAGTTTCAGACACCCGTCATTTTGCGTATGACCACGCGCATCTGCCACGTCAAGGGCATGGTGACGGTGGGCGAGCGCGTCGCACCCAAACAGGAGACGGGATTCGTCAAGGATGCGGCGCACTGGGTGATGGTGCCCGGCAACGCCAAGCGCCGCCTGCCGCTGATGTACGAGCGCGAGGCGAAGCTGGCCGAGCATGCGGAAACCACCGAACTCAACCGGCTGGAAGAGGGCAGCGACAAGCGGGTCGGTTTTCTCACCTCGGGTCCGGCCTACATGCACATCAAAGAGGCGTGGCCTGATGCGCCGGTGCTGAAACTGGGGATCGGCTATCCGCTGCCGTTGCGCAAGGTGCGTACCCTGGCTGATCAGGTTGAGCATCTGGTAGTGGTCGAGGAGACCGAACCGCTGATGGAGCTCGAACTCAAGGCGGCCGGCATCGAGGTTCATGGCAAGGACATCCTGCCGCGCACCGGTGAGCTGACGCCCGATATCCTCCGCCCGGCCGTCAAGGGACTGCTGGGCGAGGCGGTATCCGAAGCGGAGCTGAAGCAGATGGCGGTCTTTCCGCGCCCGCCCACCATGTGCCCGGCCTGCCCGCACATGGGTGTTTTCTTTACGCTCTCGCGGATTCGCAATGTCACCATCTCGGGTGACATCGGCTGTTACACCCTGGGCGCCGGACAGCCCTGGAACGCGCTGGATACCACCATCGCCATGGGCGCCTCCATGGGTGTGGCGCTGGGTCTCGACAAGGGGCGTACCCCGCACGACGCCAACAAGCACATGGTTGCGGTGATCGGTGATTCGACCTTCCTGCACATGGGCATGCAGGGGCTGCTCGATATCGTCTACAACCGGGGCGATGTGACGGTGCTGCTGCTCGACAATCGCACCACCGGCATGACCGGTGGCCAGGATCATCCCGGCACGGGTCGCGATATCCGGGGCAACGAGGCGCCGCGCGTTGACTTCGCCCGGCTGGTGGAGGCGCTGGGTGTGAAGAAGGAGCGCATCCGGGTTGTCGATCCCTACGAGCTGCCGACGCTGTTCAAGGCGCTGCGCGAGGAGACCAGGATTCCCGAACCCTCGGTGATCATCACCGACCGGCCCTGTGTGCTCGTCGATTTCTACCAGCCGGTGCCGCCGCTGCGTGTCGCCGAAGAGAAGTGTACCGGCTGCGGCAACTGCCTCGATGTCGGCTGTCCGGCGATCACGGTGACGCGACGCGAAAAGGAGACCAAGCCGAGCGGCAAGGTGGTCGACCTCTCCTTCGTGCGCATCGAAACTGCCGCCTGTACCGGCTGCGACATGTGCGTCAAGACCTGCGCGCCCGAGGCCATAGTACCGACTATTTCCATTCAGTCCGCCTGAGAGCAAGAGAAACGAAATAGCGTGAGCGAGAGCAACGAGATTACCAATATCATGGTCGTCGGCACCGGCGGCCAGGGCGTCATGACCGCCGCGGAGATCCTCGCCGAAGCGGCCATCGACATGGGCTACGATGTCAAAAAGACCGAGGTCGCCGGCATGGCCCAACGCGGTGGCGTGGTCACTTCGCATGTGCGGTTTGGCCCGCGGGTGATTTCGCCGGTCATTACCGCGGGTTCCGCCGATATCGTGCTGGCCTTCGAAGCGGCAGAGGGCCTGCGCTGGAGCGGTCATCTGCGAGCGGGTGGCGTAGTGATGGTCAATACCCTGGAGCTGGTGCCGCCGGTCGTATCCAGCGGCGTTTTCGATTATCCCGTGGATGCGATCGACGAGATCCGCAACGCGGGGGTCAAGGTCTACGATTTTGACGCCGGGTCGATTGCGAAAGAGCTGGGCAATCTGCGGCTCGTCAATACCATCATGCTGGGGGCGATCGCCGACTACCTGCCCTTCGATGCCGAAGTACTGAAAAAGCGCATCGTCGAGCGCTTCCGGGCCAGAAAGCCTGAGCTGGCCGAGCTCAACGAGCGCGCCTTCGAAGCGGGTCGTGCCGCGGCGCGGGCCGCCGCCGGGATCGAAGCCTCTGCCTGAACCGGTGAGCGACGATCGCCAACGGCTCACGCAAGGCCTCGATGCCCTGGATCTTGCGCTCCCCGAGGCGGTGCAGACGCAACTGCTCGCTTTCCGTGATCTGCTCGCCCGGTGGAACCGAACCTATAACCTGACCGCTGTCCGTGATCCCGCGCAGATGGTCGTGCGCCATCTGTTCGACAGCCTGGCGGTAGCCCCTTATCTACAAGGCGAACGCATCCTCGATGTGGGCACCGGTGCGGGGCTGCCGGGCGTTCCCCTGGCGCTGGCGCAGCCGCAGCGGCACTTTGTGCTGCTCGACAGCCAGGCCAAGCGTGCACGCTTTCTGCACCAGGTGGTCATCGCGCTCGGCATCGCCAACATCGAGGTGGTGCAGGCGCGCGTCGAGGACTACCAACCCGACAGGCCGTTCGACACCATTGTTTCGCGTGCCTTTTCCCGCATCGCGGATTTTGTTCAACTGGCCGGGCGGCATTGCGCGGATTTCGGTGTGCTGCTCGCCATGAAAGGCGTGCAGAACGAGGTTGAGCTGTCCTGTGTTTCCGAACCGTGGCGCGTCGCTGAGATTATTCGCCTTGAGGTGCCGGGTCTCGCGGGCGAGCGCCATTTGATTCGAATCAATCGGCCGGTGCGCGGTCAAGCCAGTGACGAGCGTCGCTGACTCGTTCGGTAGCCAAAACAAAAAAGACTGAGGCGATCGATGCATTCTGCCATCAAAACCCTTTTGCACGGCATGGCGTTCGCGGTAATCGCGGGCTGCACCTCCAGCGTCGTGTACCAAGGTGAATCCGGTGTCGAAAGGCTCGAATATCACGCAACGTCACTCAACACTCACTGCCGCGATCCGCAGCTGGCCAAGCGGCTGCGCGCCATGGGCCCGCTCTACGCGATCGGCGCCTCCGTCTCGCACGGGCTCTTCTCCACCTCCTTCCCCTCGCTGATCCGGGATCAGATGTGTCTGGCGGACGCGCAGTACGACTCCGATTTCTATTTTCTCTTTGTCATCAAGCTCAACAGCAGCATTCTTGATTCGCTGCAAGAGCTGCGGCCGAATCTCATCGTCGCCATGGATTTCCCCTACCACTACGTCAAGATGCAGTACGCGGAGAAGGCCAAACCCGACCTGAAGAAATACATCCTCATGCTGCTGATGGATTGCGCGAGTGAATTGATCGACTGCAGCGAGGGGGGCGAATTCGAATTTCAGCGCACCGCCCGGCACCGCCCCACCGTGCTGACGGGCAGCATCTATTTCGACTGCCGGTCCGATGACTGGGCGGAGGATTGGGAGAAGGCGTTTCCCGACTACGAGGTGTGCCGTGAAGAGAACCGCAAGCTCAACGTCTATTTGCGTGAACTGGAGCGGGAGTATCCCAAGCTGCACGTACTGCCCGCCTACGAGATGTTCTCTGCACTGCACGATACCCCGGAGGGCGTGTTTCACTATGACGTCAATGGGGTGAAGGTCGATTTCAGAAAATCAGACCTCTTCTTCGACGGTTTCCACGCCTGGACCAACCCGGGCGCCTACGTGCTGGCCAACCTGGTGATCGATCATTTCAACCGCATCGGTCGCGAGGTATCGGGTGATCAGTTTACGGCAGTCCCCTATATCCCGTTGGAGTTGGACCGCTGACGTGAAAAACAGCGGGCGCGCACCCCGCCGATCTCTGTGGGCAGCGCTACATGCCCAGCTCTGCCTTTTCACGCGTCACGGCGTTGTCTTTTACTGACGGAATGATCGAGGGGATGGGTTTGAAGTGCTGGCGCGCCATTGCCAAAAGGTCGTCTGCCGCCCAGGCCGACGAGGCGCTCATGAGCAGCACCGCTGCGCTGGTCAATAAGGTCTTTCTCATTGGATCTTCTCCACTGGCCTTAAGTAAAAACAAATTCATCTGGGTACGCTTTGCGCGCCCGCGAACGTTCGCCTGCGGGCGCCACACTCTTGCCCTGTGCGGAGCGGGAACCCGGTTGTTGGCCGGGGCGAGGCAGGGCCGGATAGCCGATGACCGTCGGATCTTGATTTCAATGCAATGTGGTCGGCTATTGACGCGCCGTGCGCGTGGCTCGCTGTAATCCGGGGCGCGTGGTAAGGTATCCGGTCCCAAAATCGTCCGACGATGGGAGCAAGGGAGAGTCATGGGCAGAATCATCGCCGTCACCAATCAAAAGGGCGGTGTCGGCAAGACCACCACCAGTATCAATCTGGCGGCCTCGTTGGCGGCCGTGAAGCGCCGCGTGCTGCTGGTCGACATGGATCCGCAGGGTAATGCCACCATGGGGTGCGGGGTGGAAAAGAACGCGATCGAGCTGTCGACACTCGATGTGCTGGTGGGTGACGCAACGGTTTCTCAGGGCCTGGTTCAGGCGGGACGTTGCCGCTTCAAGTTGCTGCCCGCCAACGGCGATCTGACGGCGGCGGAGGTGGAGCTGCTGGAGATGCCGGAGCGCGAGAGCCGCCTGCGCATCGCCCTGGCATCGGTGGTCGATGACTTCGATTACATCATCATCGACTGCCCGCCGTCGCTCAATATGCTCACCGTCAACGCGCTGGTCGCGGCGCAGGGGGTGCTGATCCCCATGCAGTGCGAATACTACGCGCTCGAGGGTCTGACCGCGTTGCTGCAGACTGTCGAAAAGATCCGCGCCGCAGCCAATCCCGGGCTGAAGATAGAGGGACTGCTGCGCACCATGTACGATCCGCGCAACAACCTTTCCACTGACGTCGCCGCGCAGCTCGAAGAGCACTTCGGCGACAAGGTTTACCGCACCATCGTGCCGCGCAATGTGCGCCTGGCCGAGGCACCGAGTCACGGTGTTCCCGTGCTTCTCTATGACAAAACCTCACGCGGGGCCCTGGCCTATCTTTCCCTGGCCCGGGAGCTGCTGCAACGCAATGGTGAGTTGCCACCCGTCGCCGAAGCCAGCGCGTGACACACTCCGGTTCCTCCACCCAACGAGCTTTGATGCAGGGTTCAACATGACAACGAAGAAACGTCGCCTGGGGCGCGGACTCGATGCCTTACTGGCCGGTGTCAGCCCGCCAGCCCAAGGATCGGGCAGTGAGGGTGCGTCTGTCGATGGCGAGCTGCGCAACCTGTCGGTGGACCTCCTGCAGCGCGGCAAATACCAGCCGCGCCATAACATGCACAAAGAGAGCCTTGAGGACCTGGCCAGCTCGATAAAGGCCCAGGGCGTGGTGCAGCCGATCGTGGTACGGCCCATCGAGGGGAGTCGCTTCGAGATCATCGCGGGTGAGCGTCGCTGGCGGGCGGCCCAACTGGCGGGGTTGCAGGAAGTGCCGGTCGTGGTGCGTCACGTGCCCGATCAGGCAGCGATCGCCATGTCGCTGATCGAGAACATCCAGCGTGAGAATCTCAACCCACTGGAGGAGGCTCAGGCACTGGATCGTCTCATCGATGAGTTCGGCCTGACCCACCAGGAGGCGGCCGATGCGGTGGGCCGTTCCCGCGCCGCGGTCTCCAATCTACTGCGCTTGCTGGATCTCAATGAAGACGTGAAGCGCTTGGTCGAGGCCGGAGAGCTGGAAATGGGCCATGCCCGGGCGCTGTTGGGTCTGAACGGGCGCCAGCAGAGCGAAGTCGCGCGCAAGGTGGCAGCACGCGGCTCGTCGGTGCGTGAAACCGAACAGCTGGTGCGCAAGCTGCAGAGAGAGGCCGAACAACCGGCCAGGCAGCCGGCGCGGGTCGATCCCGACATCCTGCGGCTGCAGGATGATCTGGCCGAACGGCTGGGTGCCAAGGTCAATATCCAGCATGCGGCCAGCGGCCGGGGGAAGCTGGTGATCCAGTACAACAGCGTGGATGAACTGGACGGGATTCTGAATCATCTCAAGTAGAACTGCTGCACCTCACCATCGTACCGCCGAGCGGCGTAGTGTTCGAAAAACGGTCATTTTGTGCCCCGTTTGCCCCACGATGAGCGCCATCTGGGGCAATTATGAAGGGTTTTTATACCCTCATTATTGACCTCATGTTGCAGTGCACTTATACTTCGCGCGCCGGAAACGTGGTCCATTTCGACCTCGCTTTTCAAATGAAATCTTGTCGTTGCCCCGCGCTCCAGGACTTGCGCAGATGACTATCGAGGCGCACGCCCTGCAAAGCCGTTTGCGCCGCCTGTTGTTGACTCAGTTGGTCCTGCTGGGTGTGGTGGCAACGATCTATTTTGCCCTGAAAGGGGTGGCGGAAGCGGCTGCTGCGGCCTATGGCGGCGGTATCGCATGCGCCAACTCCGGTCTGCTGGCGTGGCGCGCGACGCAGACCGCGAAGGGCAAGGTACTGAACGCGCATCAAAGTATGCGGGTTCTGATCCGTACGGTTATCGAGCGCTACCTGCTGGTCGGGATGCTGTTTGCGCTGGGTATGGGGGTGCTGAAGTTGATGCCTCTGCCGCTGATGGTTGGTTTCGCGGTAGGGCTGATGGCACTGTTTGGGCTAGGCAAATCGACGCACGGTTGAACTGAGCTATGGCTGCTGAAGGCGAAACTCTCACCGCTTCCGGTTACATCAAGCACCATCTGCAGAATCTCACCTTTGGCCAGCATGCCGACGGCACCTGGGGCATTGCCCACGGCGCGGAGGACCTCAAGGCGATGGGCTTCTGGTCCATCAATCTCGACACCATGTTCGTCTCTATCCTTCTGGGCGTGCTGTTCCTGTTCCTGTTCCACAAAGCCGCCAAGCGCGCCACCTCGGGGGTGCCCTCGGGCCTTCTGAACTTCGTCGAGTGGATCATCGAGTTCATCGATGACAGCGTACGTGGCTCCTTCAGCGGCAAGAACAACATGGTCGCGCCACTGGCGCT
This genomic window from Pseudomonadota bacterium contains:
- the paaD gene encoding hydroxyphenylacetyl-CoA thioesterase PaaI: MPTDQQIDYQQLGDWMAEHDRAAQALGIRLEAVGAGSCRATLTVGEEMLNAVGLTHGGVTFTLADFAFAVASNSHGRTAVALNAAITFTAASRVGDVLTATASEENCGGRTATYRVDVRNQNGELVGLFTGTVYRRNESITEHMPDAMERRSGND
- a CDS encoding indolepyruvate ferredoxin oxidoreductase, which encodes MNAVIQAPAQSRHLLSGNEAVARAVWECGVRVAAAYPGTPSTEILEYIARYPDMYAEWSVNEKVALEVAIGASMAGSRAFCAMKHVGMNVASDALMTFTVTGAGAGLVIAVADDVGMSSSQNEQDSRFWGRFAHIPVLEPADSQEAHSMMRQAFELSEQFQTPVILRMTTRICHVKGMVTVGERVAPKQETGFVKDAAHWVMVPGNAKRRLPLMYEREAKLAEHAETTELNRLEEGSDKRVGFLTSGPAYMHIKEAWPDAPVLKLGIGYPLPLRKVRTLADQVEHLVVVEETEPLMELELKAAGIEVHGKDILPRTGELTPDILRPAVKGLLGEAVSEAELKQMAVFPRPPTMCPACPHMGVFFTLSRIRNVTISGDIGCYTLGAGQPWNALDTTIAMGASMGVALGLDKGRTPHDANKHMVAVIGDSTFLHMGMQGLLDIVYNRGDVTVLLLDNRTTGMTGGQDHPGTGRDIRGNEAPRVDFARLVEALGVKKERIRVVDPYELPTLFKALREETRIPEPSVIITDRPCVLVDFYQPVPPLRVAEEKCTGCGNCLDVGCPAITVTRREKETKPSGKVVDLSFVRIETAACTGCDMCVKTCAPEAIVPTISIQSA
- a CDS encoding indolepyruvate oxidoreductase subunit beta, whose product is MSESNEITNIMVVGTGGQGVMTAAEILAEAAIDMGYDVKKTEVAGMAQRGGVVTSHVRFGPRVISPVITAGSADIVLAFEAAEGLRWSGHLRAGGVVMVNTLELVPPVVSSGVFDYPVDAIDEIRNAGVKVYDFDAGSIAKELGNLRLVNTIMLGAIADYLPFDAEVLKKRIVERFRARKPELAELNERAFEAGRAAARAAAGIEASA
- a CDS encoding 16S rRNA (guanine(527)-N(7))-methyltransferase RsmG, with amino-acid sequence MPEPVSDDRQRLTQGLDALDLALPEAVQTQLLAFRDLLARWNRTYNLTAVRDPAQMVVRHLFDSLAVAPYLQGERILDVGTGAGLPGVPLALAQPQRHFVLLDSQAKRARFLHQVVIALGIANIEVVQARVEDYQPDRPFDTIVSRAFSRIADFVQLAGRHCADFGVLLAMKGVQNEVELSCVSEPWRVAEIIRLEVPGLAGERHLIRINRPVRGQASDERR
- a CDS encoding ParA family protein gives rise to the protein MGRIIAVTNQKGGVGKTTTSINLAASLAAVKRRVLLVDMDPQGNATMGCGVEKNAIELSTLDVLVGDATVSQGLVQAGRCRFKLLPANGDLTAAEVELLEMPERESRLRIALASVVDDFDYIIIDCPPSLNMLTVNALVAAQGVLIPMQCEYYALEGLTALLQTVEKIRAAANPGLKIEGLLRTMYDPRNNLSTDVAAQLEEHFGDKVYRTIVPRNVRLAEAPSHGVPVLLYDKTSRGALAYLSLARELLQRNGELPPVAEASA
- a CDS encoding ParB/RepB/Spo0J family partition protein, with translation MTTKKRRLGRGLDALLAGVSPPAQGSGSEGASVDGELRNLSVDLLQRGKYQPRHNMHKESLEDLASSIKAQGVVQPIVVRPIEGSRFEIIAGERRWRAAQLAGLQEVPVVVRHVPDQAAIAMSLIENIQRENLNPLEEAQALDRLIDEFGLTHQEAADAVGRSRAAVSNLLRLLDLNEDVKRLVEAGELEMGHARALLGLNGRQQSEVARKVAARGSSVRETEQLVRKLQREAEQPARQPARVDPDILRLQDDLAERLGAKVNIQHAASGRGKLVIQYNSVDELDGILNHLK
- a CDS encoding ATP synthase subunit I, encoding MTIEAHALQSRLRRLLLTQLVLLGVVATIYFALKGVAEAAAAAYGGGIACANSGLLAWRATQTAKGKVLNAHQSMRVLIRTVIERYLLVGMLFALGMGVLKLMPLPLMVGFAVGLMALFGLGKSTHG